The genomic region GTAAGATTATAAGCTTAATCATTCAATTACCTTTTAAGAGGATTCACATATATAAACCCATCTCACACtttggtatttaaccaatgtgggatctaagCCTTTATTTTTCCTTGACAATATTtccaagtagcttactttgagcatcaatttctcatttatcactcaaccattttaagCATATGATATATCAttgtaaaggtctcatggagtaaaatatgaaatcataattttatgattcaactctccaCCTTTACCTATTGAGAATATACCTCAAAGTTCCTATAAAAATGCAAATTTTCCAACACGTACATATAGTGGATCTTGTGTTTGTAGCATCCAAGCTCTCAAGTCTTAGCTATATCTATCGAACTTCTATAATTCCTTTCTTTTTTATTAGTTTTGGGCATGTATTTACATCTCTAGATGAATTTTCATGTTTTGGGTATACTTTCTTATGAGTTTGGTATATTTTGCATATATGGTATAGTACGCCATGGTTTAGAATCTTGGAATACTTTTGGATTGAATTTTAAACCCTAGGTCTATATGCCAAAGGAACAGTTTTTAGCTTATACTTTACTTGCCTAATAAAATGATGTTTTAGTGTGTTTTAATCTTGTTTTACCATTTCAAATGTGTTGCAATTGGTTTGGTTGCATAGTGTATGTATTTTTGGTACTTCTAAAAGTCTGAGTGCTTGACTTGCATTGCTTAAAATTTGCATTTCTACACAGTGTCTCGAGGCATCACATCAAGAACATGCCTTgagatctaaaaaaaaaaaacttgaaattctTGCATTTTTTGGTACATATCTTGAGACAATACATATATGTATTGTCTCGAGACTTGGAATTAGAGACAACACATGAACgtattgtctcgaggcataaaaCACCGAAGCTAAATTAGTGGAAGTTCAATATCAGGTTTTGAGACATAGGACATTGTCTCGAGCCATAAGGGTCAATGTCTCAAGATATGGTTCCATTGTAATGAGACTTAAAAATTCAaagttaaaaaattcaaaaataggtTAGGCATGTCTCGAGACATGACATAACCCTGCATCTTGGGATTCATAACCTTGCTCTGAGTTTAACCACCTTTGAAACTAAATTGTTGTATGTGTGCTCATATGTTCATTTAAAAGTGCCTTGATTGTCTTATTTTTAGTTttgatgaattgttttattatttttttgagtTGTTTTGGTAATAAATGCAATTCTTTTGCATCCAATTAATTTCTGGATCCATTGTAAGATGTTACAAGTCCCATTAAAATAATCCTACTATACAAATGGTGACTATAAAGACAAGAGTGCTTCATTAAAATGTGATAAGATAACTTGATTTAGAGTGCAAGAGTAGGtataaaacatttttttttctcttgattAGAAAATTGATTAGCATTAATGACCAaccaataatatttaataaaagaaaaataatatttgGGTAGAGTGCACCAACAATCATTTAACTTTGATCTTAATGACAAAATAATCACTCAACTTTCAACTCATTTACTAAACTTTCGAAAAATAACAAATCATTCACCACTAACTATTTTTCGTTATAAATGTAATGGAGTTACCATTTTCCATTACAGACATAATGGAACTATCATTTTTCATCCTTCTCTCCCCCTCTACTCTTGTCTCCCTCCTCTACCACCGCTCTCCCATCCCTCCCCCTATTCCGACTCTCTCCCTCTTCCCCACCATCCTTCAAGCTTTTGATCTTGTCTCCCAAAACCATAGGACCAAAAATCTCAATCCAAACAAAATCCCATTGAAAAGCCATATTTGAAGAATGAGCAGTGGAGCAATTTCAGCAAGCAAAGCCTGGATTGCGGCATCCACAATTGCCTTTGCTCCATTCCTCTTCTCACACCACTACTAGTAAAGCATATTTCTGATATCAAGAAACCATTTCTGcatataataataaattcatCACTTTTGATCCGAaagcaaaaataacaaaaaattcgAATGATGTCTAGAAAAAAAGGAATTTAACTAAATCGTGTCAAAACACACAATTCCATTATAGCAATTCGAAATAGTTCATATTTTAAAAGCAAACcaaaacatttttttttgtcaaaatcataataaatctCTTATTCCCAACGAATAGCAGCAGGGGCTGACACATCGATGGGAGCATAGGGATTTGTGCTGGGGCAGCTGCAGCATCCCACGCATCAGTGCTAATGGCAACTGCATTTGAAATTCCAAAGTTGATTAAACAAAGGCAACAATCATCAACACGTAAATTAAATAATATGCATAAAAAAGTTTTGAACTTGCCTTGATCACCCCAATTACCAACAGGGACATAGGAGATAGGTGGCTGAACCATATCAGCAGTCCATTGATCACCTATTTGTACGAGCCATTGGTCAGTTGCTAAAGCACCCATTCCATAATCTGCAGCAGGGAGTCCATAATTAGGAGCAACAATTGCTTCCTCCTCTTCTTGCTGTTTATCTTCCTCAGGCTCTCTGTAGAAGAATAGATCCACCTAGATACATACAAATCACACATAAGAATGTGTAAATCTCAGAAACATCAAAATCACAACATAATGGTGGTGTTCTCTTTTACCATCATATCCCTTTTCTGTCCAGGAGTAACCGTTCCACGCATCTGAAGAACCATCCTAGCTAACAGCCAGAAAAGGCAACCAATGTTGTGCTTTCCCTTGTTATTAGCAAGGATACCAATGTCAATAGagggaaaggattgtatgaaatagTGATGCCACGTCATCTGTATTCCTTaccaatagttttatgccacatcagtacTCTTTTATGCTATATATGAGTCAGTGTCACAAAAAATTGAGTGACTGCTGATGTATTATAAGTATAATAAGCATACTATTTTATACAAAgtaaaaaactaaaatatatataagtaataccaaataaaaaataaaatatattattacatttatcTGCTTAATGGTATAAAAATTGGTCATATTAGAATCAGTCTCTTAATTACATATAAAATATAAGGAAATGGATAATGATTGAAGTAAATCAATACTTAAGTAATCTAATATCTAACGAATGAAATCTACCTCTTTTAACATCTCTTTAGCTAAAAAGCCAGTTGATCTTCCAATTAGTTACCGATTTGAGTCAAATTTGAATACTTAAATACCTGATTTAAGAAACTCTTCTATTCAAAgttttgtttctaatgtgttagatctataaaaaaatgataaatatatataatatggatAAGTTATAAATTTAGTTATCCAATTATTAGCGTGTTTTTACTTTGGTCTTCcaactataaaaaatttcaatttagtcattaatgCTTTAAATCATTTCTAATTTGGCCTTTAACATTGATGAGTTCTTTTTCTAACtggtataataacacatttagtcctcaatactttatgtttttatatttaataataattataagactcatatatgcatttaGCTCTCGAACTTGGCACCTTCTCTGATAGAAACTGACCAAATTCTAGAGAAATATCTAAAAGGTAAAACACTGTATTTCTTAGCTACCTTTCTCAGTACAAAGGCACAGTCTATATACACAATAGGAAAAGCTAACTGCTGTTAACAACCCTTAACAACAAACTAATTCATTCAACAGCCTAACTACCTAATTATGAAACACGTGAATTATTCCATACTGTAACATTTACCTAGCTTCCTCAAGTGGCAAGACCCGAAGAAGATGACGAAACCGAGTGAATAAGGCAGCGAACAATGGTTTAGTAAGAATATCAGCAACCTGATCACAAGCTGGTACTTCGCCAACAACCAAATTTCCGCTAGCCACCTTCTCACGAACAAAAAACAGATCAAGTTCAACATGTTTGAACTTGGAATGCAATACCGGATTAGCTGCAACAGCTACTGCACTGGAATTATCACACCATACTGTCGGAGGATCAACAGAACAAAGTTTAAGTTCGGTCAACAAAGATACAAGCCAGGCAATGTCACTCGTGGCTGCAGCTAAACTCCGATATTCAGCTTCTGCCGTAGATCGAGTAACAACTTGTTGTTTCTAAGAACACCAGAATATAGGTGTATGACCAAAATATACACAGTATCCTATCGTAGACTGGCGATCATCAAAATCAAGACCCTAGTTTGCATCAGCATACCCTACTAAGGATAGGCGATCAGAACTGCGAATTACTAGACCATGAGAGAGAGTGCCGCGGAGATAAAGTAAAATACGTTTTAATGCCATCATATGAACTTTAGTGGGAGCATGCATGAACTGGCAGATTCGATTAACTACATAAGCAATATCCGGCCTTGTTAAAATAATATACTGAAGAGCTCCAGCAAGACTACGATACTCAGTTGGATCAGAAAGGCGTTTTCCCTCATCTTTCGACAACAGAGATGAACTGACCATTGGCGTATGCACACTTTTGGCATTAGTCATAAAACTTCGATCAAGTAGCTCACAGATGTACTTTTGTTGACATAAATGCAAAGTGCCAGAGGGTGACCGACTAACTTCAATACCTAGAAAATAATGAAGGTTACCCATATACTTTAAAGCAAACTTGTTGTGTAACTACTGCACAAAACAATCAATCTCGTCAGCTGAACTGCCAGTAATAACAATGTCATCCAGATAGACAAGAACGTAGAGAGAAAAGGCAGAGGAAACTTTGACAAATAACGATGCATCTGATTTAGACAAAACAAACACCGTAGATACTAGGTACTGCTTCAATTTGTCAAACCAGACACGAGGAGCTTGTCGTAAACCATGTAGAGCTTTAGTTAATCGGCACACCAGCTTTTCACCATTTGGTCCAATTTGAACATAGCCAGGTGGTTGCTGCATAAAGACTTCATCAGACAAATCATCATTTAGAAATGCATTATTGACATCAACTTGCCGGAGACACCAGCCATGAGAGATAGCAATGGACAAAATTAACCGAATAGTGGTAGGTTTGACCACTGGACTAAATGCCTCTTTGAAGTCACAACCGGGTACCTGAGAACAACCCTTGGCAACCAACCGTGCCTTCTGTCGTTCAATCGTCCCATCAGGATTTTTCTTTACCTTAAAAAGCCATTTGCACCCAATCACCTTTCGACCAGAAGGGAGAGGATAAAGTTTCCAAGTagagttagcaaccaaagcatcaTATTCGGCTTGAACAATAATTTTCCAGGCTGGATTAGCAAGAGCCTCTTCGACAGATGTCGACTCAAAGTCAACCGTATTCACGGACAATGCTTTGGGTTTAAAAATTCCAGCCTTAGACCGAGTGACCATAGCATGAGAATTAGAAGTAGTAGCAAGAGGATCAGCAGCACGAGAAGAAGCAGGTGGAGGAGCAGTAGGATAAGAGAGAGTTTGTTGTAGGCCAGTCCCCAATGTAGTCATGGTGTCAACTGAATGGGGATTTACCGGACTACATGTAGATGACGAATCAAAAGACGGTGACTCACAAGTAGTAGCGGGTAAAGAAGCAAGACCAGAATGCTGTGGAGGCCCTGTAATGGGAAAAGAACGAATAACAGGAACAAATGAAGGAGTACATGAAGGAGGCTGATCACTAAGAAAACCAGAATCAGTGAACAAGAACCGCTTTTCATCAAAGACAACATGCCGAGAAATAAATATCTTGCCATTTTGTGTTAAACAGTAATATCCCTTATGTTGCAAGCTATAGCCAAGAAGTGTAGAAGGTTGAGTTCAAAATTCAAGCTTGTGTTTAAGAAACGGACGTAAGTATGGGAAACAACATCACCCAAAAACCTGGAGGTGATCATATGTTGGTATACTACCAAACAAACGTTGATACGGTGTCGTACCTTTCAACACCGGAGTGGGTAGTCTATTGATGAGATGAACTGCACTGCAGAAAGCATAACCCCAGTACGCCATAGGTAGATTGGCTTGAGCCAAGAGAGTGAGACCGATCTCCACAATATGTCGATGCTTATGCTCAACAACACCATTCTGTTCAGAAGTGTGAGGACATGAAATGCGATGAAGAATCCCATAACGAGCTAGAACTAGAGCAAAGGCACGAAACTCGTCGTCCCAATCACTCTGAAATTTCTTAATACGCTTCCCAAATTGTGTATGAACCATCTGCTGAAATCGAAGAAAACAGTCCACTGCTTGAGATTTGCGTTTGAGCAAGTAAACCCAGGTAAATCGACTATACATGTCAACAAACGAGACATAGTACAAATTCCCCTCACAGGTAACTGAAGCCGGGCCCCACAAATCAGACACAATTAACTCAAACAATTCATCATATTTAGTACGAGATGAGGAAAAAGGCAATTTATGTGATTTTCCTTGCTAACAAGCTACACAAATATTATCAAGAGAGCTTTTATTTGTAACAATCTGACAATTGtcaataacaacttttacaatAGTAGAAGAAGGATGACCAAGCCTTTTATGCCACAAAGTAAAAATATCATCGCCCGTAGATCGATCAGGGACGTCAGTAGTGTAAGCAGATGGAGACGAATCAACCGAGTCCACAAAAAAATGATAAAGCCTATCATGAACTTGGCCCCGCATTAAGATTTCCTGTGTCTGAATGTCCTTAATCACACAAAAGGAGgggtgaaattaaaaaaaaaaaacattgttgTCAGTAGCAAATTTAGACACAAATAGTAAATTTTTCCGGATGATTGGAACACACAAGACATTGGACAAATGAAGTAATTTTGTCTTTGTAGACAAAACAGCACTCCCGATGGACGAAATACTAGAGGAAACCCCATTGCCCATTAATAAAGAAGAATCACATGTATACGGAGAAGAGGTACAAAGATCAAACGCATTCTGACACACATGATGGGTAGCCCCCGAGTCTGGACACTAGGAGGAGCTCCCTACTGGCAACGGAACATAGGACTCATTGTTATCAAAATTAGAGTCATACGCTGTTGCATCAGAAAAATTAGAGGCACGAAACTCAGGAACTCGGGGTGGTATTCCAACAAATTGAGACGAGTCATATTGAGAAGATTCAACATTAAAAACATGAGCTCGCGGTTTTGTTCTCCATGGAGCCTTCGAAAACCATACACAATTTGCATTTGGTTCAGAACAATTCGGGCCAGAACTAAGACGAGGCCGAACAGATCCACTAGGCCCACACGACAGATCAACACCAATTGGGCTACGTGGCCTAGCACCATATGAATAACCCAAATCAACATGCTCAACATTACGGCCAACCATGCGCCCAGAACGTCCATAATTCATATGAAGCCCATGATTAATAGGCCGACTACCATGAAAACCAAAGAAATGTGGCCCAGCTGGCATATGCACAGTATACGGCCCACGTGTTGAAACAACCCCTATATTTGGCTGAAGATAAGTACGCACAGCAGTATCTCTAGAAGGCCCCAGCCAAGTTTGACCATCAGACATCCAATTTTGACTAGGCCATGATTCATCATTCGCTCCCAAAGCAGAATCGCCTGGATGTGGCATCGGAGTAGCACGTTGGTGCTGGTAATCACGGTGATAACGATAGAAGCAACACTAAGCAACGTGACCGTAACGACTGTAAATCTGGCACTAGATCCGAGTGCGAAAGCCATAGCCACGACTATGACCAGGAGGTCGACCACCGCGAGAAGAACCGTCCACTGCTGATGACGAAGATCCTTCGACAAAATTAGCAGCAACCAGAACATCGAAAACAGCTCGCATTTGATGGGCCTCACACTTAAGAAGCGCATCCACAAGACGTTGGAAAGGCACTGGAATGGAAGAGAGGGAGGCAGAGGACACGATAGCATCAAAGTCAGACGACAAACTCGCAAGCAACACCGATGTCCTCTCGGCCTCTTATATAGGAGAACCAGATGCTGTAAGAAGGGCACACATGCTTTTGATTTTATCGACATAAGCACGATGGAAATATTACCTTTCTTGAGGGAGTGAAGGTCGTGGCGAAGTTGTGACTCTTTCGCGGTAGTGTCTGCTGCAAATAAACTGCTCGCCATCATCCAGACGTCGCACGCAGATCGGACATCCGTGAAAGACAAAAGAAACGAAGAACTAATTGTAGATAACAACCACAATGTGAGAAGATTATCTTGTTGAGTAAAGATCGAGGCCGTTGGATTGGCAACCAGAGTGCCATCAGAGGCTTGGACAAATTGCGCCGGAGCAGACATCGTCCCATTAAGAAAGCCAATCAAATCATAGCCAGCAAGAATAAAACATACCTGCTGCTGCCATTGAAGAAAGGTTCCCTCGTCCAGCTTAACGACATCATGTCGTGGAAAGGAGGTGACTATCCGATCACCGGAGAAGATCGAGCCACTTGGATcaacagaatcagaatcaggagAATACGTGATAGCCATGCCCAAGGATCACCGAGGGACTGATACCATGATAGAAACTAACCAAATTCTAGAGAAATATCTAAAAGGTAAAACACTGTATTTCTTAGCTACCTTTCTCAGTACAAAGGCACAGTCTATATACACAATAGGAAAAGCTAACTGCTGTTAACAACCCTTAACAATAAACTAATTCATTCAACAGCCTAACTACCTAATTATGAAACACGTGAATTATTCCATACTGTAACATTCTCCTAAGTTGGTACTTGTGATTCTTTTTGTCTCAAATTAGAACCCGAATTTTCATTTCGTCAAGGGTTTTGATACTTTTTATAACGGTGTTAAATATAAGACACATGGCACTCTTAGGTTATGGCGTGTTGGACTAATGATGTTATaatctatttttttataaaaatatttaaaatatttaaaatatatatatatatatatatatatatatatataatttatactttttaaatataaaagaatttataaatgataaaaatatatgtatttttaattttttaaatattacaaaaataaaaaatataaatttcaagttagaaaaaTTGAAAACCTAGAAAATTTACATCTTTTTCTAAAAAACTACAAACAAATTAGATGAAGATAAACTTTACAGTAAATATTATGCTTAGAGATAGGTGCTACATGATTCTTCAAATTGACAAGAATGCAGAAGACGGGGGTTTGAAAAAGGCTTACAAgaagcttttttttttatttgttaacatttaGGTTTCCTAGAAAAAAATTGGGTTCTTTTGTTGAGAATGCTATTAGAACAATCACGAATGaagattataaaattataaatttgctTTGTTTTGAGGGTTTTGAGTTTTAAGTTTATCAAAATCACAAATTTATATACAAGTTATCAATATTAATTatgtatttaaatataattacattatatctaattatatatgtataagtaTTGATGGCTAAATATGTGAGTAATCAAAATAGACAAAACACAAATAGTTGAGTGACTAATTCTATAATTTACCGTATAATATATAATGCCAACTCAAGCTAATTATTAGATTGGTTCTAAAGGTAGTAATAGGTGGAAGTGGATTGAGTTCAGTTATTGGGTTTTCAAACCAACATAACAGATTCTGCTTTGCTCGTTAAAAACAAGTGGCATTATTATGAGAAAATCTGAAAGCATTGCGATGCATTAGAAGAGAAAAAAGAAGGCAAACAACTTAATTGAGcaacataataatataattagaTGCTAAAGACAAAATTCCTGGTGAGTGGTTACATCAACTCTACCAtcaaatgtttttcttttatcaAAGTTTCAGATTTAACTTCTTTCGGTTCCCTCGAGACCGAAACTCAAAAAACCATATTACCGAAGGCTTCACCCATTTTATAACTCATCCTTGAGATCAGAAGACTCTGCATCTGCACCATCCTTACCTGCTTTTGTCTCGGGCTCTGTCTCAGTTTCTTCCACATCATCTTCCTCTTCAATTGTTGCATCAGGACCGATATTTAGGCTAGATTTAACTGAGCTGTAGATGCGTGAGGCGAAATCCTTGGGATCGGTTAAAATGAAGCCACTCTCCATTAGAGCTGTCTGGTAAATAAGCTGAGCCGTTTGCTTCACGCCCTCATCCTGAAGATCCAACAAATGTTTTTTAATCGGAAAAGGAACTAGCAGAACAGATATCGACTCTAACAAGTTGGTTAATAAGTCCATGCAGGAAGCAGACACCATATCATGGAGTGAGCATCACTTAACGACACATGCCATTAACTCTAATAATTTTATAGTAATAAGCTGAATCTGCataatgaataataaaaaaaatgtccGAAATGAAAATTATGAATGGCTAGGGAACAAGGATGTTTGGGTTTACAAATGTGCATACCTCGGGGTCCTTAACAACTCTCTCACGAAGCTCCTTGATGATTGGGTGCCTTGGGTTTATCTCAAGGATCCTCCTGCCACGCATGTATGCTTGCTTGCTAGCATCAGTTAGGGTTTGAGCTTGCATGAGTCTCTCCATGTTAGCACTCCATCCAAACTTCGATGTGACGACCACACAAGGAGTGTTGTCCAAACGGTTGCTTATTTTCACCTCATCAACATCCTCAGTCTTAAGTGTACCCTTCCACCATTTGGTTAGTTCCTTAAATGAATCCTTGAGTTCCTTACTCTTAGAGTCTTTCCCAATTTTTAGGCCATCCTTGGATACATTTTGGAACTGCTTTCCTTCATAATCCATCAGGTATTGCATTAGGTATTCGTCAACAGGATCCGTGAAGAAAATGACCTGGAAATAACAAAGGCCATTAGAcacaaaataaaacaatttacAAATATAGATCATAAGGAATAAAATAAGCAAAAGGAAAAAATGGAGATTTTTGCAGTACCTCGTAATTTTTCTTCTTAAGCCTCTCCAAGAATGGAGATTTTTCCAATTGTTCCTTGCTAATTCCTGTAATGTAGAAGATATCTTTCTGCCCTGATTTCATTTGTGAGATGTACTGATCCAGTGAAGTCAATTTACCATCTGACTTGGTGCTGCATTGCAATTCATACACTATTAATGATAGTAGAGGCAGAAAAAGGAAAATCCAATTCCCAGGAAAAAGACCGCCTCAAAAACTAATACCTCTCAAACCGAAGGAGTTTAGCCAAGCGATTTCTGTTGGTCGCATCCTCAATGATACCTAGTTTAATGGACTTTCCATATTCATTCCAGAACTTCGTATATTGACCCTTTTTCTCATCTTCATCGCCAGATTTTTCAACATCTGCATCCACATCAATATTCAGTTTCAATCATTAACCAATAAATAACTTGGGATAAAAGACTTCGAATTTGAAAGGCCATTAGGCCACAGTCTGGAGtgaaatatttgtaattaaattCAAAGTAATTACTACAAAGAAACAATTATGACCTACCCTTCTCATCTTTGCCACTGAACTCATCAGGATCCTCGTCGGCAATTCTGCGAATCATATCAAGGGCTTTCCTCACGAGTTTCTTCTTGATTGTTTTCAGACTGCTATGAGCTTGTAGCATCTCTCGAGACACATTGAGTGGTAGAGTATCGGAATCAACAAGACCCTGATCAATAGGTTATCCATTAAAAAATCAATCAGATAACAAATGACCCATAAACCTCTTTAGTGCTAATTTAAGTCAACTAAAATAACGTATTTTCATTTACCATCAAAAAACTAAGAAACTTCGGCAAAAGCTCATCAAATTCGTCAGAGATAAAAACTCGTCTAACGTACAACTTCAAGTTGGATTTATTGGAGTTATAGTAACTCTGATACAGATTATGAGGAGCCTTAGGAGGCACAAACAAAACAGCCTTGAACTCAACATCACCTTCAGCAGTGAAGTGGCTCCAGGCCATGGGCTTCTCATCACTAAAGTCCTGCAGTGCAACACAAATACATAACAATAAAGGTTAGTAACTTCTCCAAAGGGTTTTCGGTAGTCTGGAGCTAGGAAATTTATGTCAAATTACCTTCGTCAGAGAGTGATAGAATTTTACGTATTCTTCATTTGTTACATCCTTTGGACTACGCAACCATATAGCCTTAACATCGTTCAGACGTTCCCATTCATAAGTAGTTTCCTTCACCgtctttttctttggtttcttttcAGTGTCTTCATCCTCGCTTTTTTCAGCTTCATCTTCTCCTTCCTCAGAAGAAGTGCTATCAGCTGTTTGTAGCAATAACAGAGAatgaaaccaaaaattttgatcAGAACATGCACAGTCTCTTAGTATTATGGAAAAATGGCATCAGTAAGTCTTGAATAAACAGTAACATGCTTCCTTTAATGAAACATACAGCTTTCCTCATCACTTGACTCATCTTCATCTGCAGGTACCTCAACATCAACCTCTTTACTTGCCCAGATATAGATGGGGAAATTGATGAATTCAGAATATTTCTTCACCAATTCCTATAGATTACAACCACAGCATACTCTGTTATATTTTCAAAAGCCAAAGCGAAAATAAATACAACAAATCACGAGTCCATGAAGATAACAATACAAAGGATGGTGACATGAAGGATCACATAAATCCCAAATGAAATCAGTATACCTACAGTAAAGGTAATGTAAACAAACGAGACTTGAGCTTTACTAACCTTCAATTTGCTCTCCTCCAAGTACTCCTGAGCTTCATCCCTAAGATGCAGTCTAATCTCAGTTCCACGCCCTAG from Gossypium arboreum isolate Shixiya-1 chromosome 1, ASM2569848v2, whole genome shotgun sequence harbors:
- the LOC108468136 gene encoding endoplasmin homolog; amino-acid sequence: MGNWTIPSALILLCLLSLLSDQGRKLQANAKEGAVDPPKVEDNIGAVPHGLQTDSDVVKRESDSISSRSLRNNAEKFEFQAEVSRLMDIIINSLYSNKDIFLRELISNASDALDKIRFLSLTDKEVLGEGDTSKLEIQIKLDKEKKMLSLRDRGIGMTKEDLIKNLGTIAKSGTSAFVERMQSTGDLNLIGQFGVGFYSVYLVADYVEVISKHNDDKQYVWESKADGAFAISEDTWNEPLGRGTEIRLHLRDEAQEYLEESKLKELVKKYSEFINFPIYIWASKEVDVEVPADEDESSDEESSDSTSSEEGEDEAEKSEDEDTEKKPKKKTVKETTYEWERLNDVKAIWLRSPKDVTNEEYVKFYHSLTKDFSDEKPMAWSHFTAEGDVEFKAVLFVPPKAPHNLYQSYYNSNKSNLKLYVRRVFISDEFDELLPKFLSFLMGLVDSDTLPLNVSREMLQAHSSLKTIKKKLVRKALDMIRRIADEDPDEFSGKDEKDVEKSGDEDEKKGQYTKFWNEYGKSIKLGIIEDATNRNRLAKLLRFESTKSDGKLTSLDQYISQMKSGQKDIFYITGISKEQLEKSPFLERLKKKNYEVIFFTDPVDEYLMQYLMDYEGKQFQNVSKDGLKIGKDSKSKELKDSFKELTKWWKGTLKTEDVDEVKISNRLDNTPCVVVTSKFGWSANMERLMQAQTLTDASKQAYMRGRRILEINPRHPIIKELRERVVKDPEDEGVKQTAQLIYQTALMESGFILTDPKDFASRIYSSVKSSLNIGPDATIEEEDDVEETETEPETKAGKDGADAESSDLKDEL